From the Burkholderia ubonensis genome, one window contains:
- a CDS encoding toxic anion resistance protein, protein MKPLFDDKKSDAVSDRPSMPSSAPVAVSAAADAANTANVLRVPPAHPTEPARLITVDEIDQLGAAQGGRIAAFSQQILASVRASDADQFGDKLNELIATAKGLDPRGADKGGLLTQVARLFRSTKEKLLSQYESVSKRMDTLVVELERHAQRQKAGIDELERMYDDNYALHQEIAQAKSHGETALATLRAHLAAGQPADDAFGAQRLLDVKRKVDALESKLDDLDRAMLMSKQLAPQIRMEQDQKRTLTSKFMTIKTVLIPAWTNAFALYLEQLGTKRAAALANATYDAADEAIRAQADLNRANAQEVAKLAQRPVISTDTFEYAQQQLFGAFDDVTQIIAEGRRQREQDAPRLRQLEQDLITRFAPKHN, encoded by the coding sequence ATGAAGCCGCTGTTCGATGACAAGAAATCCGACGCGGTCAGCGATCGTCCTTCCATGCCGTCTTCGGCGCCCGTCGCAGTATCCGCCGCGGCCGATGCAGCCAACACAGCCAACGTTCTTCGAGTGCCGCCGGCGCATCCGACGGAGCCCGCGCGCCTGATCACCGTCGACGAGATCGACCAGCTCGGCGCGGCGCAGGGCGGCCGGATCGCCGCCTTCTCGCAGCAGATTCTCGCGAGCGTGCGCGCATCGGACGCCGACCAGTTCGGCGACAAGCTCAACGAACTGATTGCAACCGCGAAGGGGCTGGACCCGCGTGGCGCCGACAAGGGCGGGCTGCTCACGCAGGTCGCGCGGCTGTTCCGTTCGACGAAGGAAAAGCTGCTGTCGCAATACGAGTCGGTCAGCAAGCGGATGGACACGCTCGTCGTCGAGCTCGAGCGCCATGCGCAGCGGCAGAAGGCCGGCATCGACGAACTCGAGCGGATGTACGACGACAACTACGCGCTGCACCAGGAGATCGCGCAGGCGAAGTCGCACGGCGAAACGGCGCTCGCGACGCTGCGCGCGCATCTCGCGGCCGGCCAGCCAGCCGACGACGCGTTCGGCGCGCAGCGGCTGCTCGACGTGAAGCGCAAGGTCGACGCACTCGAAAGCAAGCTCGACGATCTCGACCGCGCGATGCTGATGTCGAAGCAGCTCGCGCCGCAGATCCGGATGGAGCAGGACCAGAAGCGCACGCTGACGTCGAAGTTCATGACGATCAAGACCGTGCTGATCCCCGCGTGGACCAACGCGTTCGCGCTCTACCTCGAACAGCTCGGCACGAAGCGCGCGGCGGCGCTCGCGAACGCGACCTACGACGCGGCCGACGAGGCGATCCGCGCGCAGGCGGACCTCAACCGCGCGAATGCGCAGGAGGTCGCGAAGCTCGCGCAGCGCCCGGTGATCTCGACCGACACGTTCGAATACGCGCAGCAGCAACTGTTCGGCGCGTTCGACGACGTCACGCAGATCATCGCCGAAGGCAGGCGGCAGCGCGAGCAGGACGCGCCGCGGCTGCGCCAGCTCGAACAGGACCTGATCACCCGATTCGCTCCGAAGCACAACTGA
- a CDS encoding VWA domain-containing protein — MITLEKRAAKVAIVLEKRQILKPPVVRVGAALDISGSAKALYKSGVIQETHDRILGIALKFDDNGEVDTWTFTEGFDRLPTATPDNYGAYITDYVLNGDVDKWGGTQYAPVMNDIVDFFFRAPEPARKREAKRGLLSRLFGGADDAPAPASAPPPANGHLPAWVLFVTDGQNPKNDRKRVRQLLAESRHYPLYWSLVGVGDPSEFGFLAEVADEMPNVGFLHLESLDVSDEQIYEQLITQEFCDWVRAK, encoded by the coding sequence ATGATTACGCTTGAGAAACGCGCGGCGAAGGTCGCGATCGTCCTTGAAAAACGCCAGATACTGAAGCCGCCCGTGGTGCGCGTCGGCGCGGCGCTCGACATCTCGGGCTCCGCAAAGGCGCTGTACAAGTCGGGCGTGATCCAGGAGACGCACGACCGGATCCTCGGCATCGCGCTGAAATTCGACGACAACGGCGAAGTCGACACGTGGACCTTCACCGAAGGCTTCGACCGCCTGCCGACCGCGACGCCTGACAACTACGGCGCGTACATCACCGACTACGTGCTGAACGGCGACGTCGACAAGTGGGGCGGCACGCAGTACGCGCCGGTGATGAACGACATCGTCGACTTCTTCTTCCGCGCGCCGGAGCCGGCGCGCAAGCGCGAAGCCAAGCGTGGCCTCCTGAGCCGGCTGTTCGGCGGCGCGGACGACGCGCCCGCGCCGGCGAGCGCGCCCCCGCCGGCGAACGGCCACCTGCCGGCCTGGGTGCTGTTCGTCACCGACGGCCAGAACCCGAAGAACGATCGCAAGCGCGTGCGCCAGCTGCTGGCCGAGTCGCGGCATTACCCGCTGTACTGGTCGCTCGTCGGCGTCGGCGATCCGAGCGAATTCGGCTTCCTCGCGGAAGTCGCCGACGAAATGCCGAACGTCGGCTTCCTGCATCTCGAGTCGCTCGACGTCTCCGACGAGCAGATCTACGAACAACTGATCACGCAGGAATTCTGCGACTGGGTGCGCGCGAAGTAA
- a CDS encoding DUF475 domain-containing protein, producing MLKDFKIPLSLTVLALVVAYWLGGFKDMLIVAVLCVLEISLSLDNAVVNASVLKNWSEKWRNRFMVFGLPVAVFGMRLVFPLLIVAVIGHIGMWEALTLAIDAPDKYAAILTSAHHQVSAFGGAFLLMVFFKFMLDTGKDEHWIGIFEGPMRHLGRITALEVALTLAIVIIASLYVPSAEQVSFLLAGAFGVISFVIAHGIGDLIGGEDTGSRVVREGVAGFMYLEVLDSSFSFDGVIGAFALSNNIFLIALGLGVGAAYIREMTLVLLKKGTLAQYRYLEHGAFWAIGALAAIMFLGVKLEIPEVVTGLIGAATIGAAVWSSIIAQRKEDRATAGGK from the coding sequence ATGCTGAAAGATTTCAAGATCCCGCTGTCGCTCACGGTTCTGGCGCTCGTCGTCGCGTACTGGCTCGGCGGCTTCAAGGACATGCTCATCGTCGCCGTCCTGTGCGTGCTCGAGATTTCGCTGTCGCTCGACAACGCGGTCGTCAACGCATCCGTGCTCAAGAACTGGTCGGAGAAGTGGCGCAACCGCTTCATGGTGTTCGGCCTGCCGGTGGCCGTGTTCGGCATGCGGCTCGTGTTCCCGCTCTTGATCGTCGCGGTGATCGGCCACATCGGCATGTGGGAGGCGCTGACGCTCGCGATCGACGCGCCGGACAAGTACGCGGCGATCCTGACGTCCGCGCATCACCAGGTGTCGGCGTTCGGCGGCGCGTTCCTGCTGATGGTGTTCTTCAAGTTCATGCTCGACACCGGGAAGGACGAGCACTGGATCGGCATCTTCGAAGGCCCGATGCGGCATCTCGGCCGGATCACCGCGCTCGAGGTCGCGCTGACGCTCGCGATCGTGATCATCGCGTCGCTGTACGTGCCGTCGGCCGAGCAGGTGAGCTTCCTGCTCGCGGGCGCGTTCGGCGTGATCAGCTTCGTGATCGCGCACGGCATCGGCGACCTGATCGGCGGCGAGGACACCGGCTCGCGCGTGGTGCGCGAAGGCGTCGCGGGCTTCATGTATCTCGAAGTGCTCGATTCGTCGTTCAGCTTCGACGGCGTTATCGGCGCATTTGCCCTGTCGAACAACATTTTCCTGATCGCGCTCGGCCTCGGCGTCGGCGCGGCCTACATCCGGGAAATGACGCTCGTGCTGCTGAAGAAGGGCACGCTCGCGCAATATCGCTATCTGGAGCATGGCGCGTTCTGGGCGATCGGCGCGCTCGCGGCGATCATGTTCCTCGGCGTGAAGCTGGAGATTCCCGAGGTCGTGACGGGCCTGATCGGCGCGGCGACGATCGGCGCGGCCGTGTGGTCGTCGATCATCGCGCAACGCAAGGAAGATCGCGCGACGGCCGGCGGCAAGTGA
- a CDS encoding TerD family protein: MINLSKGGRLNLSKEAPGTQKFRIGLGWDANATDTGTDFDLDVSVFLCKYDAQNNPKLISDQHFVFYNSEVRTMERKDTFIQPGDDFPKRGMPASTCLGVVHSGDNRTGSGGGDDEVIFIDVTKLAADVEEISVVVTIDQAEARRQNFGQVRNSYIQIADEVTGAVIAKYALEEDFSMETSVQVGSFYRRDGQFMFKAVGAGYNRGLGDFVRAYGGAV; this comes from the coding sequence ATGATCAATTTGTCGAAGGGCGGCCGCCTCAACCTGTCGAAAGAGGCGCCCGGCACGCAGAAATTCCGCATCGGCCTCGGCTGGGATGCGAACGCGACGGACACGGGCACGGATTTCGATCTCGACGTGTCGGTGTTCCTGTGCAAGTACGACGCGCAGAACAATCCGAAGCTGATCTCCGACCAGCACTTCGTGTTCTACAACAGCGAAGTGCGCACGATGGAGCGCAAGGACACCTTCATCCAGCCCGGCGACGATTTCCCGAAGCGCGGGATGCCGGCGTCGACGTGCCTCGGCGTCGTCCATAGCGGCGACAACCGCACCGGCAGCGGCGGCGGGGACGACGAGGTGATCTTCATCGACGTGACGAAGCTCGCGGCGGACGTCGAGGAAATCTCGGTGGTCGTCACGATCGACCAGGCCGAAGCGCGCCGCCAGAACTTCGGGCAGGTGCGCAACAGCTACATCCAGATCGCCGACGAGGTGACGGGCGCCGTGATCGCGAAGTACGCGCTCGAAGAGGACTTCTCGATGGAGACGTCGGTGCAGGTCGGCAGCTTCTACCGGCGCGACGGCCAATTCATGTTCAAGGCGGTTGGCGCAGGCTACAACCGTGGCCTCGGCGATTTCGTCCGGGCCTACGGCGGCGCCGTCTGA
- a CDS encoding HAD family hydrolase, which translates to MTDRIVAAFDFDGTITTSDSFRHFVRSAIGTPRFAWAGLRALPWIAAMKAGRLSRGDAKAKFAWFALGPADEAALDALACSFVDDYLPQLVRPEMLERIREHRARGHELVLVSASPSLYLEKWAKTAGFDAVLATRLAFERGAFAGRLDGENCWGPQKVVRLSAWWGEHPPRQLFAYGDSRGDKEMAELANHAWIRGQGPLPPIAE; encoded by the coding sequence ATGACCGACCGCATCGTTGCCGCGTTCGATTTCGACGGCACCATCACCACGTCCGACAGCTTTCGCCATTTCGTCCGCTCCGCGATCGGCACGCCGCGCTTCGCGTGGGCGGGGCTGCGCGCGCTGCCGTGGATCGCCGCGATGAAGGCGGGGCGGCTGTCGCGCGGCGACGCGAAGGCGAAGTTTGCGTGGTTCGCGCTCGGACCGGCCGATGAAGCCGCGCTCGACGCGCTCGCGTGCAGCTTCGTCGACGACTATCTGCCGCAGCTCGTGCGGCCCGAGATGCTCGAGCGGATTCGCGAGCATCGCGCGCGCGGCCACGAACTCGTGCTGGTCAGCGCGTCGCCGTCGCTGTACCTGGAGAAGTGGGCGAAGACGGCCGGCTTCGACGCGGTGCTCGCGACGCGGCTCGCGTTCGAGCGCGGCGCGTTCGCCGGCCGGCTCGACGGCGAGAACTGCTGGGGGCCGCAGAAGGTCGTGCGGCTGAGCGCGTGGTGGGGCGAGCATCCGCCGCGGCAGCTGTTCGCGTACGGCGACAGCCGCGGCGACAAGGAGATGGCCGAACTCGCGAACCACGCATGGATCCGCGGACAAGGCCCGCTGCCGCCCATCGCCGAATGA
- a CDS encoding fatty acid desaturase: MSQPAPPVFRDDADKVAYVRREVNAASDALRARFPLLDQQSLVGATVMAVSVAAMLAIAWLYARGAIAWYVAVPAVAFVTSLIHELEHDLIHLMYFKKTPWAHHLMMALCWLARPGTINPWTRRRMHLHHHKVSGGESDLEEFGITNGEPWGIKRLLMLADGMLAVVLRPQAMRRKVRRYVAAQPVRDAAERAQLRVEQVSSYMPLGHLYYALWHAFIVYHAGSFALHAFGYAASVPVVIARAMHVVDFVAVVWLAPNFVRSFCINFVSSNMHYFGDIDPRNVIQQTQVLNPWWMLPFQLFCCNFGSTHAIHHFVVRDPFYIRQLTSRTAHAALRDVGVRFNDVGTFKRANRWGARRGPAGGAPHLQQDA; encoded by the coding sequence ATGAGCCAACCCGCACCACCCGTTTTTCGCGACGACGCGGACAAGGTCGCGTACGTGCGCCGCGAGGTCAATGCGGCGAGCGACGCGCTGCGCGCGCGCTTTCCGTTGCTCGACCAGCAGAGCCTCGTGGGTGCGACCGTGATGGCCGTATCGGTCGCTGCGATGCTCGCGATCGCGTGGCTGTACGCGCGCGGCGCGATCGCGTGGTACGTCGCGGTGCCGGCCGTCGCGTTCGTCACGTCGCTGATTCACGAGCTCGAACACGACCTGATCCATCTGATGTACTTCAAGAAGACGCCGTGGGCCCATCACCTGATGATGGCGCTCTGCTGGCTCGCCCGGCCGGGCACGATCAACCCGTGGACGCGCCGCCGCATGCACCTGCATCATCACAAGGTGTCGGGCGGCGAATCGGATCTCGAGGAATTCGGCATCACCAACGGCGAGCCGTGGGGTATCAAGCGGCTGCTGATGCTCGCGGACGGAATGCTCGCCGTCGTGCTGCGGCCGCAGGCGATGCGCCGCAAGGTCCGCCGGTACGTGGCCGCGCAACCGGTGCGCGACGCGGCGGAGCGCGCGCAATTGCGCGTCGAGCAGGTGTCGTCGTACATGCCGCTCGGACACCTGTATTACGCGCTGTGGCATGCGTTCATCGTCTACCACGCCGGGTCGTTCGCGCTGCATGCGTTCGGCTACGCGGCGAGCGTGCCGGTCGTCATCGCGCGCGCGATGCACGTCGTCGATTTCGTCGCGGTCGTGTGGCTGGCGCCGAACTTCGTGCGCAGCTTCTGCATCAACTTCGTCAGCTCGAACATGCATTATTTCGGCGACATCGATCCGCGTAACGTGATCCAGCAGACCCAGGTGCTCAACCCGTGGTGGATGCTGCCGTTTCAGCTGTTCTGCTGCAATTTCGGCAGCACGCACGCGATCCATCACTTCGTGGTGCGCGATCCGTTCTATATCCGGCAGCTGACCTCGCGCACCGCACACGCGGCGCTGCGTGACGTCGGCGTGCGCTTCAACGACGTCGGGACGTTCAAGCGTGCGAACCGATGGGGTGCGCGTCGCGGTCCGGCCGGCGGCGCGCCGCACTTGCAGCAAGACGCGTGA
- a CDS encoding AraC family transcriptional regulator, which produces MAQSVPDAARQLHKATVSSAYALFMLMLAEERGIDGDRILAGSGVERERLAQPDARITPLQQAAIVFNLLDATNDPSIAIEIGLRSSLTKAGLIGFGLMSCATLGEAIALGIRYLPTRVPFFSVRLVQLDGTVDIDVYDAFPLGRLRQFAVENFLVETAMLFNSLLDPAPARTWQSRAELHFEWPEPPWFERYRARLPRCHFDASANRIRCDAALLDEPIGTANAQTAQMIVQQCDAELARLGYAESIVERVRNLLICGAHGYPSVDDVARELHVSTRTLKRKLAQYGATYSALLDEIRLRDALRLLEGTCLPVDEIAARIGYTDRANFTRAFKRWTGVAPSERR; this is translated from the coding sequence ATGGCCCAGTCAGTCCCGGATGCCGCGCGCCAGCTGCACAAGGCGACGGTGTCCTCCGCGTATGCGCTGTTCATGCTGATGCTGGCGGAGGAGCGCGGCATCGACGGCGATCGCATCCTGGCCGGCTCGGGCGTCGAGCGTGAGCGGCTCGCGCAACCCGACGCGCGCATCACGCCGTTGCAGCAGGCGGCGATCGTGTTCAACCTGCTCGACGCGACGAACGACCCGTCGATCGCGATCGAGATCGGCCTGCGCAGCAGTCTGACCAAAGCCGGCTTGATCGGCTTCGGGCTGATGAGTTGCGCAACGCTCGGCGAGGCGATCGCGCTCGGGATCCGCTATCTGCCGACACGCGTGCCGTTCTTTTCGGTGCGGCTCGTGCAGCTCGACGGCACGGTCGACATCGACGTGTACGACGCGTTTCCGCTCGGCCGGCTGCGTCAGTTCGCGGTCGAGAATTTCCTCGTCGAGACGGCGATGCTGTTCAACTCGCTGCTCGACCCGGCGCCGGCGCGCACGTGGCAGTCGCGCGCGGAGCTGCATTTCGAATGGCCGGAGCCGCCGTGGTTCGAGCGCTACCGCGCGCGGTTGCCGCGCTGCCATTTCGATGCGAGCGCGAATCGCATCCGCTGCGACGCCGCGCTGCTCGACGAGCCGATCGGCACGGCGAACGCACAGACCGCGCAGATGATCGTGCAGCAATGCGACGCGGAGCTCGCGCGGCTCGGCTATGCGGAAAGCATCGTCGAGCGCGTGCGCAACCTGCTGATCTGCGGCGCGCACGGCTATCCGTCGGTGGACGACGTCGCGCGCGAGCTGCATGTGTCGACGCGCACGTTGAAGCGCAAGCTTGCGCAATACGGCGCGACGTACTCGGCGCTGCTCGACGAGATCCGCCTGCGCGACGCGCTGCGGCTGCTCGAAGGCACGTGCCTGCCGGTCGACGAGATCGCCGCGCGCATCGGCTATACGGACCGCGCGAATTTCACGCGCGCGTTCAAGCGCTGGACAGGCGTCGCGCCGAGCGAGCGGCGCTGA
- a CDS encoding lactonase family protein, translated as MPNTDRLTVIVSNAVDGDLATFSLTSDGAFAPLARYPAGDAVMPIAVQPDRARLYVAARGEQPAIVAFRIAPASGAFARVGATAIDASLAYLTLDGSGRWLLGASYGGHALSVYDAARVRDGDGVPLQVIGGIPNAHAVIVSADDRFAYVSSLGSDRIFTFALVEDADGLRVLEHGETRVPGGFGPRHLHFARDGHALVAVSEFQATLATFTRDAASGRLGDAQVSAHHPAVAGLAHGHARPPAPAVPSVWAADLHLTPDERFAYVSERTSSQLLCYRRTPDGTYAPAHATPTEAQPRGFAIDPSGRFLVACGERSEHVSVYAIAPDDGTLTPHARVAGGRGANWIAMI; from the coding sequence ATGCCGAACACTGACCGCCTGACCGTCATCGTCTCGAACGCCGTCGACGGCGATCTCGCCACCTTCTCGCTCACGTCCGACGGTGCGTTTGCGCCGCTCGCTCGCTACCCGGCCGGCGACGCCGTGATGCCGATCGCCGTGCAGCCCGATCGCGCGCGTCTGTACGTCGCGGCCCGCGGCGAGCAGCCGGCCATCGTCGCGTTCCGCATCGCGCCGGCGAGCGGCGCATTCGCGCGCGTCGGCGCGACCGCGATCGACGCGAGCCTCGCGTACCTGACGCTCGACGGCAGCGGCCGGTGGCTGCTCGGCGCGTCGTACGGCGGACACGCGCTGAGCGTCTACGACGCCGCGCGCGTGCGCGACGGCGACGGCGTGCCGCTGCAGGTGATCGGCGGCATCCCGAATGCGCATGCGGTGATCGTGTCCGCGGACGACCGTTTCGCGTACGTCAGCTCGCTCGGCTCGGACCGGATCTTCACGTTCGCGCTGGTCGAGGATGCCGACGGCCTGCGTGTGCTCGAACACGGCGAAACCCGCGTGCCGGGCGGCTTCGGGCCGCGCCACCTGCACTTCGCGCGCGACGGCCATGCACTCGTCGCGGTCAGCGAATTCCAGGCGACGCTCGCGACCTTCACGCGCGACGCGGCGAGCGGCCGCCTCGGCGACGCGCAGGTCAGCGCCCATCACCCGGCCGTCGCGGGGCTCGCGCACGGCCATGCGCGTCCGCCGGCGCCCGCCGTGCCGTCCGTATGGGCGGCGGATCTGCACCTGACGCCCGACGAACGGTTCGCCTATGTCAGCGAGCGGACGTCGAGCCAGTTGCTGTGCTATCGCCGTACGCCCGACGGCACGTACGCGCCCGCGCATGCGACGCCCACCGAAGCGCAGCCGCGCGGCTTCGCGATCGATCCGTCGGGGCGGTTTCTCGTCGCGTGCGGCGAGCGCTCGGAGCACGTGTCGGTGTATGCGATCGCGCCGGACGACGGCACGCTCACGCCGCATGCACGCGTGGCGGGCGGACGCGGTGCGAACTGGATCGCGATGATTTGA
- a CDS encoding acetyltransferase: MQEQRQGRHFFAFNGDADGLCALQQLRLAEGERGVLVTGVKRDVRLLARVDARAGDRVTVLDVSHDQNREAVARLLRDGVAIRYFDHHFAGALPDDPRFDAHIDTAADVCTSALVNRYLGGRHVRWAIVAAFGDELPALGDVLAHAHGIGAEHARMLAELGRYLNYNAYGDCVGDLHFDPAALADAMLPCADPLDFVRGTPVFAALRDGCRDDLARARALAPLREVPGATLIRMPDQAWARRATGMLANERMRNAPGVALAVLSPRADGGLCVSVRVPDGRPLGADDFCRTFPTGGGRKRAAGINHLPEAEFDAFVARFEAAFRLD; encoded by the coding sequence ATGCAGGAACAACGACAGGGGCGGCACTTCTTCGCCTTCAACGGCGACGCGGACGGCCTGTGCGCGCTTCAGCAACTGCGGCTCGCCGAGGGCGAGCGGGGTGTGCTCGTCACCGGCGTGAAGCGCGACGTGCGCCTGCTGGCGCGGGTCGACGCGCGCGCGGGCGACCGGGTCACCGTGCTGGACGTGTCGCACGACCAGAATCGCGAGGCTGTTGCCCGGCTGCTGCGCGACGGCGTCGCGATCCGCTATTTCGACCATCACTTCGCGGGCGCGCTGCCGGACGATCCGCGTTTCGACGCGCACATCGACACGGCGGCGGACGTGTGCACGAGCGCGCTCGTGAACCGCTACCTCGGCGGCCGTCACGTGCGCTGGGCGATCGTCGCGGCGTTCGGCGACGAGCTGCCCGCGCTCGGCGACGTGCTCGCGCACGCACACGGCATCGGCGCGGAGCACGCGCGCATGCTCGCGGAGCTCGGGCGCTACCTGAACTACAACGCGTACGGTGACTGCGTCGGCGACCTGCATTTCGATCCCGCGGCGCTGGCCGACGCGATGCTGCCGTGCGCCGATCCGCTCGACTTCGTGCGCGGCACGCCGGTGTTCGCCGCGCTGCGCGACGGCTGCCGCGACGACCTGGCGCGCGCTCGCGCGCTGGCGCCGCTGCGCGAGGTGCCGGGCGCGACGCTGATCCGGATGCCCGATCAGGCGTGGGCGCGGCGCGCGACGGGCATGCTCGCGAACGAGCGGATGCGCAATGCGCCCGGCGTCGCGCTCGCGGTGCTGTCGCCGCGCGCGGACGGCGGGCTCTGCGTCAGCGTGCGCGTGCCCGACGGCCGGCCGCTCGGCGCCGACGACTTCTGCCGCACCTTCCCGACCGGCGGCGGGCGCAAGCGCGCCGCCGGCATCAACCATCTGCCGGAAGCGGAATTCGACGCGTTCGTCGCGCGCTTCGAGGCGGCGTTCCGGCTCGACTGA